In Devosia beringensis, a single window of DNA contains:
- a CDS encoding aldo/keto reductase has protein sequence MKLNKLGRTDLRVTEICLGTMTWGSQNTQAEGHAQIDMALEAGINFMDTAEIYAVPRSLETSGRTEEIIGNWFKQTGKRDKFILASKIAGGPVEFIRDNSRASGKTIRQAVDASLKRLQTDHIDLYQIHWASRGSYNFEGSWTYAPHKQDTADTLDNIADMLEGLGDLVKQGKLGHIGVSNETAWGIAQWLRIAEQKGLPRLVSVQNEYNLTRRQFDLDMAELSHHEQVGLLAYSPLAGGLLTGKYQNGAVPAGSRGDYQKGFWRYNEHSQAATAEYLALAARHGLDPVQMAIAFTLSRPFTTATIIGATSTAQLALAIGAADVTLSPDVLAEIDAVHRCYPRPI, from the coding sequence ATGAAACTGAACAAGCTTGGCCGCACCGATCTGCGGGTCACTGAAATCTGCCTGGGCACCATGACCTGGGGCAGCCAGAATACCCAGGCCGAAGGCCACGCCCAGATCGACATGGCGCTCGAGGCCGGCATCAATTTCATGGACACGGCCGAGATCTACGCCGTGCCGCGCAGTCTCGAAACCTCCGGCCGGACCGAGGAAATCATCGGCAACTGGTTCAAGCAGACCGGCAAGCGCGACAAATTTATTCTGGCGTCCAAGATTGCCGGCGGACCGGTGGAGTTCATCCGCGACAATTCCCGCGCCAGCGGCAAGACCATCCGCCAGGCCGTCGATGCCAGCCTCAAGCGCCTGCAGACCGACCATATCGATCTCTACCAGATCCACTGGGCCTCGCGCGGCAGCTACAATTTCGAGGGCTCCTGGACCTATGCGCCGCACAAGCAGGATACGGCCGATACCCTCGACAATATCGCGGACATGCTGGAGGGCCTGGGCGACCTGGTCAAACAGGGCAAGCTGGGCCATATCGGGGTCTCCAACGAAACCGCCTGGGGCATTGCCCAGTGGCTGCGGATCGCCGAGCAGAAGGGATTGCCGCGGCTGGTTTCGGTGCAGAACGAGTACAACCTTACCCGCCGCCAGTTCGATCTCGACATGGCCGAACTCAGCCATCATGAGCAGGTCGGGCTATTGGCCTATTCGCCGCTGGCCGGCGGCCTCTTGACGGGCAAGTACCAGAATGGCGCGGTACCGGCGGGCAGCCGCGGCGACTACCAGAAGGGCTTCTGGCGCTATAATGAACATTCCCAGGCGGCCACGGCCGAATATCTTGCTCTTGCCGCCCGGCACGGTCTGGATCCTGTACAGATGGCCATCGCCTTCACCCTGTCGCGCCCCTTCACCACGGCCACGATCATTGGCGCCACCAGCACAGCGCAATTGGCTTTGGCCATCGGCGCGGCGGATGTGACACTGTCACCCGACGTGCTGGCCGAGATCGACGCCGTACATCGGTGCTATCCGCGCCCGATCTGA
- a CDS encoding YcnI family copper-binding membrane protein, whose amino-acid sequence MIRTVSRLAVALATLTTLAAPAFAHSTLEVQEAAIGSSYKAVLRVPHGCGTEATHTVRVQIPEGFFAVKPMPKAGWDLDIVTGPYENTYLNHGTEVTEGVKEIVWSGGNLPNEFYDEFVFRGTFADTLEPGTFSFPSIQECANGEEAWIDTSGAEDAEMPAPKLELVPAGASHSH is encoded by the coding sequence ATGATCCGCACCGTATCTCGCCTTGCCGTTGCTCTTGCGACCCTGACGACCCTTGCCGCTCCGGCCTTCGCCCACTCCACGCTCGAAGTTCAGGAAGCCGCGATCGGCTCGAGCTACAAGGCTGTCCTCCGCGTGCCCCATGGCTGCGGCACCGAAGCCACCCATACCGTTCGCGTGCAGATTCCCGAGGGCTTCTTTGCCGTCAAGCCGATGCCCAAAGCCGGCTGGGACCTCGACATCGTCACCGGCCCCTATGAAAATACCTATCTGAACCACGGCACCGAGGTGACGGAAGGCGTCAAGGAGATCGTCTGGTCGGGCGGCAACCTGCCCAACGAGTTCTATGACGAGTTCGTCTTCCGCGGCACCTTTGCCGATACGCTCGAACCCGGCACCTTCTCCTTCCCGTCCATCCAGGAGTGCGCCAATGGCGAAGAAGCCTGGATCGACACTTCCGGTGCGGAGGATGCCGAGATGCCCGCTCCCAAGCTGGAACTGGTGCCGGCTGGCGCGAGCCATAGCCACTAA
- a CDS encoding copper resistance CopC/CopD family protein, whose translation MPSMTKRLCELLLAVLLSLAATHAAFAHAQLLSTSPQENAVVTSSQTQLELVFNEPVSALAISLIKPDGGALDLLDQTSSGQTMTVLLPTGLADGTHVLSWRAVSVDSHPVAGSLVFSIGAAGGAAIAELPTSSLATELALWAAKGLLFVALLFGAGGAIFALAAPLPRQGRQLAMILSGLGLVVAPLSLGLQGLDALGLAPDALARTRPWLAGYLTSYGGTVIAILVALALGWMTLLLPALRAAGWLVWALAAMALALSGHAGAAEPQWLTRSAVTLHLAGILFWVGALLPLWFWLGQHDDNADRALAQFSRFIPFAVASIIVSGVTLAVIQLGAPGPAWLTPYGLILAAKLALLAVLFTLALINRIRLTAPALAGQVAARQRLRQSIAVEIGIVLLILALVAGWRFTPPPRALAQVVQAAVSSAPLYAHAMDNVAMADITIVPGHVGPVVMDLFLTDMAGAALEPLGVTVTLSSRSLGIEPIVTDARLVDGAWRIDPLTIPVAGTWLVDIDLRLSRFSLSRLQTEIDIPSP comes from the coding sequence ATGCCATCCATGACCAAACGCCTCTGCGAGCTGCTGCTGGCCGTCTTGCTGTCGCTCGCGGCGACGCATGCGGCCTTTGCCCATGCCCAGTTGCTGTCAACCAGCCCGCAGGAAAACGCCGTTGTGACATCGTCGCAGACGCAGCTTGAGCTGGTCTTCAACGAGCCTGTCAGCGCACTCGCCATCAGTCTCATAAAGCCCGATGGCGGGGCACTGGATCTGCTCGACCAGACCAGCAGCGGGCAGACAATGACCGTGCTGCTGCCAACCGGTCTTGCTGACGGCACCCATGTCTTGAGCTGGCGCGCTGTCTCGGTGGATTCCCATCCCGTTGCCGGTTCGCTGGTGTTCTCGATCGGTGCCGCCGGTGGAGCGGCCATTGCCGAACTGCCGACGTCCAGCCTTGCCACAGAGCTGGCGCTCTGGGCCGCCAAGGGTCTGCTGTTTGTGGCGCTGCTGTTTGGCGCCGGCGGGGCGATCTTTGCGCTGGCCGCGCCCTTGCCGCGACAAGGCCGTCAGCTGGCTATGATCCTGTCGGGGCTGGGCTTGGTGGTTGCCCCGCTTAGCCTAGGCCTGCAGGGCCTCGATGCGCTGGGCCTAGCGCCGGACGCGCTTGCCAGAACCCGGCCCTGGCTGGCGGGCTACTTGACCAGCTATGGCGGCACCGTCATTGCAATACTGGTGGCTTTGGCCCTGGGATGGATGACCTTGCTGTTGCCCGCCCTGCGCGCTGCCGGCTGGCTGGTCTGGGCCCTTGCCGCCATGGCGCTGGCGCTGAGTGGCCATGCCGGCGCCGCCGAGCCGCAATGGCTGACACGCAGCGCGGTCACGCTGCATTTGGCGGGCATTCTGTTCTGGGTCGGGGCGCTGCTGCCGCTGTGGTTCTGGCTGGGCCAGCATGATGACAATGCCGACCGGGCCCTGGCGCAATTCTCCCGCTTCATCCCCTTTGCTGTCGCGTCCATCATCGTCTCCGGCGTCACCCTGGCGGTCATCCAGCTCGGCGCGCCCGGTCCGGCCTGGCTCACGCCCTATGGCTTGATCCTGGCGGCCAAGCTGGCCCTGCTGGCCGTGCTGTTTACCCTAGCTCTGATCAACCGCATCAGGCTGACCGCCCCCGCCTTGGCGGGTCAGGTCGCGGCGCGCCAGCGACTGCGACAGTCGATTGCCGTCGAAATCGGCATTGTCCTGCTCATCCTGGCCCTTGTCGCAGGCTGGCGGTTTACCCCGCCGCCGCGGGCCCTGGCGCAGGTGGTGCAAGCAGCCGTCAGCAGTGCGCCGCTTTATGCCCATGCCATGGACAATGTCGCCATGGCCGACATCACCATCGTGCCGGGGCACGTCGGTCCGGTGGTGATGGACTTGTTCCTGACCGATATGGCCGGCGCGGCGCTTGAGCCGCTTGGCGTTACGGTGACCCTCAGTTCGCGCAGCCTTGGCATTGAGCCGATTGTCACCGACGCTCGACTGGTCGACGGGGCCTGGCGGATCGATCCGCTGACTATCCCGGTCGCCGGGACCTGGCTGGTCGACATCGATCTACGGCTCAGCCGCTTCAGCCTGTCGCGCCTGCAAACCGAAATTGATATTCCATCACCTTGA
- a CDS encoding Ldh family oxidoreductase, giving the protein MPRISVEECRQAAQLALEGAGVGTEAAWLQADLLLDAELRGLPSHGFLRLERIIARINNGVADPNARGLHSWRGDGFLSVDGQQGLGPVVAMHAAETAGERARQTGIAVAAIANNNHIGMLAWYAEALAEAGLVSIILTTSEALVHPFGGTTALLGTNPIAIGVPTDTGPFVIDLATSLVSMGEIHDHAHRGAPLAEGWALDADGRPTTDAEAAKNGAIAPFGAAKGYALGLAFELLVTALTGAALGRDVTGTLNAQFKSNKGDVFILIDPLSGQGAALSAYLDTIRQTPPTEGFEQVLIPGERGRARRAERLAAGIELAEPVWATMQRLRDAAKPESRI; this is encoded by the coding sequence ATGCCGCGGATTTCAGTCGAGGAGTGCAGGCAGGCGGCGCAGCTGGCGCTGGAAGGGGCGGGCGTCGGCACCGAGGCGGCATGGCTGCAGGCCGATCTGCTGCTCGATGCCGAATTGCGCGGCTTGCCCTCGCACGGCTTCCTGCGGCTCGAGCGGATCATTGCGCGCATCAACAATGGCGTCGCCGACCCGAATGCGCGTGGGCTGCACAGCTGGCGCGGCGACGGTTTTCTCAGCGTCGATGGCCAGCAAGGCCTGGGGCCGGTGGTGGCCATGCACGCGGCCGAGACGGCGGGCGAACGGGCGCGCCAGACCGGTATCGCCGTGGCCGCCATCGCCAACAACAATCATATCGGCATGCTGGCCTGGTATGCCGAAGCGCTGGCTGAGGCTGGGCTGGTCTCGATCATCCTGACCACCAGCGAGGCACTGGTGCATCCCTTTGGCGGGACGACGGCGCTGCTAGGCACCAATCCGATCGCCATCGGCGTGCCCACCGATACCGGGCCCTTCGTCATCGATCTGGCCACCAGCCTGGTATCGATGGGTGAAATCCACGATCACGCCCATCGCGGCGCGCCACTGGCGGAGGGCTGGGCGCTTGATGCGGACGGCCGGCCGACGACCGATGCCGAAGCGGCCAAGAATGGGGCCATTGCCCCCTTTGGCGCGGCCAAGGGCTATGCGCTGGGGCTGGCCTTCGAGCTGCTGGTGACGGCGCTGACCGGCGCGGCGCTGGGGCGCGACGTCACCGGCACGCTCAATGCGCAGTTCAAGAGCAACAAGGGCGATGTGTTCATCCTGATCGATCCGCTATCGGGGCAGGGGGCGGCTCTGTCGGCCTATCTGGACACGATCAGGCAGACGCCGCCCACGGAAGGCTTCGAGCAGGTGCTGATCCCGGGCGAGCGTGGCCGGGCGCGCAGGGCCGAGCGGCTGGCGGCCGGCATCGAGCTGGCCGAGCCGGTCTGGGCGACCATGCAAAGGCTGCGCGACGCGGCCAAACCCGAATCGAGGATCTGA
- a CDS encoding iron-containing alcohol dehydrogenase — translation MTLFATMRAPRSIVFGTGQRHSLPGYARALGQKALIVTDERMGASADLAAMVDGLRAAGVAVAVFDRTLPEVPLDCIDQCVAFGRGFGPDLVIGLGGGSCLDMAKVTAILLAHGGSPRDYFGEFKVPGPVLPLIAVPTTAGTGSEATPVAVVADSERLLKVGIASPQIIPLVAICDPELTLSAPPGLTAIAGADALTHAIEALTSLPRVVDPMITHEHVFLGKNALSDGHAREAIFHLARGLQRSVENGQDLSAREDVMYGALLAGLAFGTAGTAAAHAIQYPVGALTKTAHGAGVACLMPYAMSFNLGHATASMAEVATAMGVAVAGDGAEANAERAIVAVETLFAAIGIPPDLKTLGLRADQLDWTAEQSLGAARLVKNNPRPLDLTAMQAIVRAAFAGDRRPLLTQE, via the coding sequence ATGACCCTGTTTGCCACCATGCGTGCGCCGCGCAGCATCGTCTTTGGCACCGGGCAGCGGCACAGCCTGCCCGGCTATGCGCGGGCGCTGGGCCAGAAGGCGCTGATCGTCACCGATGAACGCATGGGCGCCAGTGCCGACCTGGCCGCCATGGTCGATGGCCTCAGGGCGGCCGGCGTCGCGGTGGCGGTGTTTGACCGGACGCTGCCCGAAGTGCCGCTGGACTGCATCGACCAGTGCGTCGCCTTTGGGCGCGGCTTCGGGCCCGATCTGGTGATCGGGCTGGGTGGCGGGTCGTGCCTCGACATGGCCAAGGTCACGGCTATCCTTTTGGCGCATGGCGGTTCGCCGCGCGACTATTTCGGCGAGTTCAAGGTGCCCGGCCCGGTGCTGCCACTGATTGCCGTGCCGACCACGGCCGGCACGGGCTCGGAAGCGACGCCGGTCGCGGTGGTGGCCGACAGCGAACGCCTGCTCAAGGTGGGCATTGCCAGCCCGCAGATCATCCCGCTGGTGGCGATCTGCGATCCCGAACTGACGCTGAGCGCCCCGCCGGGGCTGACCGCGATTGCCGGTGCCGATGCGCTGACCCATGCCATCGAGGCGCTGACTTCCCTGCCGCGCGTGGTGGATCCAATGATTACCCATGAGCATGTCTTCCTGGGCAAGAATGCCCTCAGCGACGGGCATGCGCGCGAGGCGATCTTCCATCTGGCGCGCGGGTTGCAGCGCTCGGTCGAGAACGGCCAGGACCTGTCGGCGCGCGAAGACGTCATGTATGGCGCCCTCTTGGCCGGGCTTGCCTTCGGCACCGCTGGCACGGCCGCGGCCCATGCTATTCAATATCCGGTGGGCGCCCTCACCAAGACGGCGCATGGCGCCGGGGTGGCCTGTCTCATGCCCTATGCCATGAGCTTCAATCTCGGCCATGCGACGGCCTCAATGGCCGAAGTGGCCACAGCCATGGGCGTGGCGGTGGCGGGCGATGGTGCCGAAGCCAATGCCGAACGGGCCATCGTGGCGGTGGAGACCCTGTTTGCCGCCATCGGCATTCCGCCCGACCTCAAGACGCTGGGCTTGCGCGCGGATCAGCTCGACTGGACCGCCGAACAATCGCTGGGCGCGGCGCGTCTGGTCAAGAACAACCCGCGGCCGCTCGATCTCACTGCCATGCAGGCCATCGTGCGGGCCGCCTTTGCCGGCGACCGCCGGCCGCTGCTAACCCAGGAATAG
- a CDS encoding NAD-dependent succinate-semialdehyde dehydrogenase: MLKLPESLQSFGIEEAVKTDLYIDGAWRAGAAAKRIDVLDPSTGKSIATVADATVEDGIAAVKAAHDALPAWAAMAPRQRGEILRKCWELMIARSEMFARLISLENGKALPDARGEVAYAAEFFRWFSEEAVRLNGDFSTAPSGNNKILVTQQPIGVAVLITPWNFPAAMATRKIAPALAAGCSVVLKPATETPLTAFAMAALMAEAGVPKGVVNVVTTSSAGALVSAMLHDPRVRKLSFTGSTQVGRTLLKEAADQVINCSMELGGNAPFVVFDDADLGKALDGAMLAKMRNGGEACTAANRFYVQSGIAERFSRGLAERMGKMQVGAGYDEAVACGPLINQKAVDRIADLVKDAVAKGATVLTGGAPSGGDGFYFPPTVLTGVTGDAEMVRDEIFGPIAPISIFETIDEAVALSNDSEYGLIAYVYTEDLKKGLQVAERFEAGMVGLNRGLVSDPAAPFGGVKQSGLGREGAHHGILEFCETKYIAVSW, encoded by the coding sequence ATGCTCAAGCTCCCAGAATCCCTTCAGTCCTTCGGCATCGAGGAAGCGGTCAAGACCGATCTCTATATCGATGGCGCATGGCGCGCCGGTGCCGCAGCCAAACGGATCGACGTGCTCGATCCCTCCACCGGCAAGAGCATCGCTACCGTCGCTGACGCAACCGTCGAGGATGGTATCGCGGCGGTCAAAGCCGCCCATGACGCGCTGCCGGCCTGGGCCGCCATGGCGCCGCGGCAGCGCGGGGAAATCCTGCGCAAATGCTGGGAGCTGATGATCGCCCGCAGCGAGATGTTCGCGCGGCTGATCAGCCTCGAAAACGGCAAGGCGCTGCCCGATGCCCGCGGCGAGGTGGCCTATGCGGCCGAGTTCTTCCGCTGGTTCTCCGAAGAAGCCGTGCGGCTCAATGGCGATTTTTCGACCGCGCCGAGCGGCAATAACAAGATCCTCGTCACCCAGCAGCCGATCGGCGTGGCCGTTTTGATCACGCCGTGGAATTTCCCGGCCGCCATGGCAACCCGCAAGATCGCCCCGGCTTTGGCGGCGGGCTGTTCGGTGGTGCTCAAGCCGGCGACCGAGACCCCGCTCACCGCCTTTGCCATGGCGGCGCTGATGGCAGAGGCTGGCGTGCCCAAGGGCGTGGTCAATGTCGTCACCACCTCGAGCGCCGGCGCACTGGTTTCGGCCATGTTGCATGATCCGCGCGTGCGCAAGCTGTCCTTCACAGGTTCGACCCAGGTGGGCCGCACGTTGCTCAAGGAGGCGGCTGATCAGGTGATCAACTGCTCGATGGAGCTGGGCGGCAATGCACCCTTCGTGGTGTTCGACGATGCTGATCTGGGCAAGGCGCTCGATGGCGCCATGCTCGCCAAGATGCGCAATGGCGGCGAGGCCTGCACGGCGGCCAATCGCTTTTACGTCCAGAGCGGCATTGCCGAGCGCTTCTCCAGGGGCCTGGCCGAGCGCATGGGCAAGATGCAGGTCGGCGCCGGCTATGACGAGGCGGTGGCCTGTGGCCCGCTGATCAACCAGAAAGCGGTTGATCGCATTGCCGATCTGGTCAAGGACGCTGTGGCCAAGGGCGCCACGGTGCTGACCGGCGGGGCGCCGAGCGGTGGCGATGGCTTCTATTTCCCACCCACCGTGCTCACCGGGGTAACCGGCGATGCCGAAATGGTGCGCGACGAGATTTTCGGGCCGATTGCACCGATCTCGATCTTCGAGACCATCGACGAGGCGGTGGCCCTGTCCAATGACAGCGAATATGGGCTGATTGCCTATGTCTATACCGAGGACCTCAAGAAGGGCCTGCAGGTGGCCGAGCGCTTCGAGGCCGGCATGGTCGGGCTCAATCGCGGCCTGGTCTCCGATCCGGCCGCGCCCTTTGGCGGGGTCAAGCAGTCGGGCCTGGGGCGCGAGGGTGCCCATCACGGCATCCTGGAATTCTGCGAGACCAAATATATCGCGGTGAGCTGGTAA
- a CDS encoding GntR family transcriptional regulator: protein MAVPSAVAGLLRRPARLGDEVYSAIFARIMSLEIAPGTRISVDAVARQLGVSQTPIREALTRLEAEGLVVKTHLVGYSAAPQMTAAQLAELYQLRLLLEPFVARQCALNMPDTMLAHLAGLCSEMAALSQREGLDAYAQFAQIDMAFHDQLASSAGNGLVVEALSRLHTHVHLFRQVFDARAPAAAVTEHETILKAIGARDADTAEAAMRTHIEQSRARFGGR from the coding sequence ATGGCGGTTCCCAGCGCGGTCGCCGGCCTGCTGCGGCGCCCCGCCCGGCTGGGCGACGAGGTCTACAGCGCCATCTTTGCCCGCATCATGTCGCTCGAGATCGCCCCGGGCACGCGCATTTCGGTGGATGCCGTGGCGCGGCAGCTGGGCGTCTCGCAGACCCCGATCCGCGAGGCATTGACCCGGCTCGAGGCCGAGGGGTTGGTCGTCAAGACGCACCTGGTGGGCTATAGCGCGGCGCCGCAGATGACCGCGGCTCAGCTGGCCGAGCTTTACCAGCTGCGCCTGCTGCTCGAGCCCTTCGTGGCGCGCCAATGTGCCCTGAACATGCCAGACACGATGTTGGCCCACCTGGCGGGATTGTGCAGCGAGATGGCGGCGCTGTCGCAGCGCGAGGGGCTCGACGCCTATGCCCAGTTCGCCCAGATCGACATGGCGTTTCACGATCAGCTGGCGTCCAGCGCCGGCAATGGCCTTGTCGTCGAGGCCCTGTCGCGGCTGCATACCCATGTGCACCTGTTCCGCCAGGTGTTCGACGCACGGGCGCCGGCAGCGGCCGTAACCGAGCATGAGACTATCCTCAAGGCCATCGGGGCGCGCGACGCCGATACCGCCGAGGCGGCCATGCGGACCCATATCGAGCAGTCGCGGGCGCGATTTGGCGGGCGCTAG
- a CDS encoding phosphohexomutase domain-containing protein: protein MSSLKFGTSGLRGLAVDLVGDAARRYTKAFLDYLLRDGHVTALYLGRDLRASSAAISADCAAAAAAMGLRVIDCGELPAPALARHAMAAGAPSIMVTGSHIPADRNGLKFFRASGEISKADEAGILAQLGDAVDGDYSAKPVDDSAAAAAGYRDRYRGLLAGDTLKDWRIGVFEHSTTGRQALAEMFAGFGAQIVAFGRVANFVAVDTEAFGDAVFAPLPGWIVEHGLDAIISADGDADRPLLMDSQGQFVRGDVLGLLAAQFFGADTVVTPVTSNTAIEATSYFASVVRTRVGSPFVVAGMQAAIAAGGRCVVGFEANGGTLLGSALNLGDAALPALMTRDAILPLIGVFGRAAAENCSIAELVAALPLRVALSDRLENFAAEKSRALLDGLSVPAEAATYFAARGAILRSAAIDGLQVFLDDGTMVHYRASGNAPELRCYVEADTEAQAQDALRWGLATASAATTHG from the coding sequence ATGAGCAGCCTCAAGTTTGGAACCAGCGGCCTGCGCGGCCTGGCCGTTGATCTCGTCGGGGACGCGGCGCGGCGTTATACCAAAGCGTTCCTCGATTATCTGTTGCGTGACGGACATGTCACCGCGCTTTATCTGGGGCGTGACCTGCGTGCCAGCAGTGCGGCGATTTCGGCTGACTGTGCTGCCGCCGCTGCGGCCATGGGCCTGCGCGTGATCGACTGTGGTGAACTGCCGGCGCCGGCCCTGGCCCGGCACGCCATGGCGGCGGGCGCCCCCAGCATCATGGTCACCGGCAGCCACATTCCGGCAGATCGCAATGGGCTGAAATTCTTCCGCGCCAGCGGCGAGATCAGCAAGGCAGACGAAGCCGGCATCCTGGCGCAGCTGGGCGATGCCGTGGACGGCGACTACAGCGCCAAGCCTGTCGATGACAGTGCCGCGGCCGCGGCCGGTTATCGCGATCGCTATCGGGGATTGCTGGCGGGTGATACGCTCAAGGACTGGCGCATCGGGGTTTTCGAGCATTCGACCACCGGACGACAGGCGCTGGCCGAGATGTTTGCCGGCTTCGGGGCGCAGATTGTAGCCTTCGGCCGGGTGGCTAACTTTGTCGCGGTCGATACCGAAGCCTTTGGTGATGCGGTATTTGCGCCGCTGCCGGGCTGGATCGTCGAGCACGGGCTTGATGCAATCATTTCGGCCGATGGCGATGCCGACCGGCCGCTGCTGATGGACAGCCAAGGCCAGTTTGTCCGGGGCGATGTGCTCGGCCTCTTGGCGGCACAGTTCTTTGGCGCCGATACAGTAGTCACCCCCGTTACCTCCAATACCGCGATCGAGGCCACGAGCTATTTTGCCTCGGTGGTGCGGACCCGTGTCGGCTCGCCCTTTGTCGTCGCCGGCATGCAGGCGGCCATCGCCGCCGGCGGACGCTGCGTGGTCGGCTTCGAGGCCAATGGCGGCACGCTGCTGGGCAGCGCGCTCAACCTGGGCGATGCCGCGCTGCCGGCCCTGATGACGCGGGACGCCATCCTGCCATTGATCGGGGTGTTCGGCCGCGCGGCTGCGGAAAACTGCAGCATTGCCGAGCTGGTCGCGGCGCTGCCGCTGCGCGTGGCGCTGAGCGACCGGCTGGAGAATTTTGCCGCCGAAAAGAGCCGTGCCCTGCTGGATGGGCTCTCCGTACCGGCAGAAGCTGCGACCTATTTTGCCGCGCGCGGGGCGATCCTGCGGTCGGCCGCCATCGACGGGCTGCAGGTCTTTCTTGACGATGGCACCATGGTTCACTATCGCGCGTCTGGAAATGCGCCGGAACTGCGCTGCTATGTCGAGGCCGATACCGAAGCGCAGGCGCAGGATGCGCTGCGCTGGGGCCTTGCGACGGCCAGCGCGGCGACGACGCATGGCTGA
- a CDS encoding mannose-1-phosphate guanylyltransferase/mannose-6-phosphate isomerase: MTSKIVPVILAGGQGTRLWPMSRATRPKQFIELMGNRSLFQQTLERLAGSDRYAAPIVVTNADYRFVVAEQAQEADIALGAILLEPVARNTAVAIAAAAYFALEQDADAILHILASDHAITADAAYYGAVGTAEAAARAGWLVTFGIVPTRPETGYGYIAVGEALPDGGNKVGRFVEKPDLATAERLLAEGGYVWNSGMFMIGASAFIAECEALAPETAAAARRAVELARTDLDFVRLDTEAFGAAPSISVDYAIFEKTGKAAVLPVTFAWSDLGSWDAVWSAHAPDANGNVVLGSALLSGTSNTMVVTDGAHVVVEGLDDVAIIASQDAIFVGRLSQAQRVGALVKQLKADPATQALTETHKTAYRPWGGYSSVLLADRFQVKRLFVKPGKKLSLQKHFHRSEHWVVVKGTAEVTIDGQISILTENQSIYLPLGCTHRLANPGKIELELIEVQTGSYLGEDDIVRTEDDFGRAG, from the coding sequence ATGACCAGCAAAATCGTTCCCGTCATCCTCGCCGGCGGCCAGGGCACGCGGCTATGGCCAATGTCCCGGGCGACACGGCCCAAGCAGTTCATCGAACTGATGGGCAATCGCTCGCTGTTCCAGCAGACGCTGGAGCGCCTGGCTGGCTCGGATCGCTATGCGGCGCCGATCGTGGTGACCAATGCGGACTATCGTTTCGTGGTCGCCGAACAGGCACAGGAGGCCGATATTGCCCTGGGGGCGATCCTGCTCGAGCCGGTCGCGCGCAATACGGCGGTGGCTATTGCCGCTGCGGCCTATTTCGCCCTCGAACAGGATGCCGACGCCATCTTGCATATCCTGGCCTCCGATCACGCCATCACCGCCGATGCCGCCTATTATGGCGCCGTGGGTACCGCCGAAGCGGCGGCGCGCGCCGGCTGGCTGGTCACCTTCGGTATCGTGCCGACCCGGCCCGAGACCGGCTATGGCTATATCGCGGTGGGCGAGGCGCTGCCGGATGGCGGCAACAAAGTTGGCCGCTTTGTCGAAAAGCCGGATCTGGCGACGGCCGAGCGGCTCCTGGCCGAGGGCGGCTATGTCTGGAATTCGGGCATGTTCATGATCGGCGCCAGCGCCTTCATCGCCGAATGTGAAGCACTGGCCCCCGAGACGGCGGCAGCGGCCCGCCGCGCCGTCGAACTGGCCAGGACCGATCTTGACTTCGTGCGGCTCGATACCGAGGCATTCGGCGCAGCGCCGAGCATTTCGGTGGATTATGCCATCTTTGAAAAGACCGGCAAGGCCGCGGTACTGCCCGTGACCTTTGCCTGGTCCGATCTGGGCTCGTGGGACGCGGTGTGGAGCGCCCATGCGCCCGACGCCAATGGCAATGTGGTGCTCGGCTCGGCGCTGCTGTCGGGCACCAGCAATACCATGGTGGTCACCGATGGTGCGCATGTCGTGGTCGAGGGACTTGACGATGTCGCCATCATCGCCAGCCAGGACGCGATCTTTGTCGGCCGGCTGTCGCAGGCGCAGCGCGTCGGGGCGCTGGTCAAGCAGCTCAAGGCCGATCCGGCCACCCAGGCCCTGACGGAAACGCACAAGACCGCCTATCGCCCCTGGGGCGGCTATTCGTCGGTGCTGCTGGCCGACCGCTTCCAGGTCAAGCGCCTCTTCGTCAAGCCGGGCAAGAAGCTGAGTCTGCAGAAGCACTTCCACCGCTCCGAACACTGGGTCGTGGTCAAGGGCACTGCCGAGGTGACGATCGACGGGCAGATTTCCATCCTGACCGAGAACCAGTCGATCTATCTGCCGCTCGGCTGTACGCATCGCCTCGCCAATCCGGGCAAGATCGAGCTCGAGCTCATCGAGGTGCAGACCGGCTCCTATCTGGGCGAAGACGATATCGTACGCACCGAGGACGATTTCGGGCGGGCCGGCTGA
- a CDS encoding DUF2256 domain-containing protein encodes MHKKPHLPEKPCASCGRPFAWRKKWARDWDAVKYCSERCRRDKAPARAS; translated from the coding sequence ATGCACAAGAAGCCCCATCTGCCGGAAAAGCCCTGCGCCAGTTGCGGCCGGCCGTTTGCATGGCGCAAGAAATGGGCGCGCGACTGGGATGCGGTCAAATACTGCTCGGAACGCTGCCGACGCGACAAGGCGCCGGCGCGGGCCTCCTAG